In Armatimonadota bacterium, the following proteins share a genomic window:
- a CDS encoding DUF1501 domain-containing protein, translated as MENDLTRRQLFVKGGVLAVGLMAPSWLSAIARADVVKLASGKKVNPDNVLVVCQFSGGNDGLNTVIPYLDPEYHRLRPTLGFQSDQVIPLSDGLGFHPAMTGMADLFKKGQVAVINNVGYPNPNRSHFKSMDIWQSASPDGSLKYGWIGRAFDRNCESGKKPDPIEAIGLSTERPLALSAQEASIPCFASLGDVQQMVGDPDAERMLRDIQGMAAQEGSAVRQIQMANNTALDAISALKSNLGKYEPKNDYGDHPFGRGFKQIAQIIATSPQTRVIYFSVGGFDTHARQKDAQEKLLKGFSDAMAAFQSELEAIGKADKVMTLVFSEFGRRSYENGSEGTDHGKAAPMFLVGKNVKGGFHGPKPDLADLNDGDVQFKIDFRQVYATALDDWMGNDSKVVLGGSFQTVDVLK; from the coding sequence ATGGAAAACGATCTCACTAGAAGGCAACTCTTCGTTAAAGGCGGCGTCCTCGCAGTTGGACTGATGGCCCCATCTTGGCTCAGCGCCATCGCCCGGGCCGACGTCGTCAAATTGGCAAGCGGCAAAAAGGTGAACCCCGACAATGTCCTGGTCGTCTGCCAGTTTTCGGGCGGGAACGACGGCCTCAACACGGTCATCCCCTACCTTGACCCGGAATACCACCGGCTAAGGCCAACGCTCGGATTCCAAAGCGACCAGGTGATCCCGCTTTCCGATGGGCTTGGTTTCCACCCCGCCATGACCGGGATGGCCGACCTGTTCAAAAAAGGCCAGGTCGCCGTCATCAACAATGTCGGCTACCCCAACCCCAACCGGTCGCACTTCAAATCGATGGACATTTGGCAATCCGCCAGCCCTGATGGCTCGCTCAAATATGGGTGGATCGGCCGCGCCTTCGACCGCAACTGCGAAAGTGGAAAAAAGCCTGACCCGATCGAAGCCATCGGACTTTCGACCGAGAGGCCCCTCGCCCTCAGCGCCCAGGAGGCAAGCATCCCCTGTTTTGCCAGCCTTGGGGACGTCCAACAAATGGTTGGCGACCCGGATGCCGAAAGAATGCTCCGCGACATCCAGGGCATGGCCGCTCAAGAAGGGTCGGCGGTTCGCCAAATCCAAATGGCCAACAACACGGCATTGGATGCCATCAGCGCCCTGAAATCAAACCTCGGTAAGTACGAACCAAAGAACGACTATGGCGACCATCCGTTCGGCCGCGGGTTCAAACAGATCGCCCAAATCATCGCCACTTCGCCCCAAACCCGCGTGATCTACTTCAGCGTCGGGGGATTCGATACCCATGCTCGGCAAAAGGATGCCCAAGAAAAGCTCCTGAAAGGCTTTAGCGATGCCATGGCCGCATTCCAAAGCGAATTGGAGGCGATCGGCAAAGCCGACAAAGTGATGACTTTGGTCTTCTCGGAATTCGGCCGGCGCAGCTATGAAAACGGCTCCGAAGGCACCGACCACGGCAAGGCGGCCCCGATGTTCCTTGTCGGCAAAAACGTCAAAGGCGGGTTCCACGGTCCAAAGCCCGACCTTGCCGACCTCAACGATGGCGATGTCCAATTCAAAATCGACTTTCGCCAGGTTTATGCGACGGCGCTAGACGATTGGATGGGCAACGATTCCAAAGTCGTCCTCGGTGGCAGTTTCCAAACCGTCGACGTTTTGAAGTAA
- the lipB gene encoding lipoyl(octanoyl) transferase LipB — protein MMAKILDLGRMPYQAAWDRQLEIHDEVRAGGPDTLILVEHDPVLTLGADFHEQNLLHSPAQYRDRGIDVIKTDRGGDVTYHGPGQLVIYPIFDISRHGKDLHRWMRDLEETMIATCASFGIEAGRLPLVNTGAWVRGRKIAAIGVKVRRWVNLHGIALNCETDLSVFDLIVPCGVVGHGVTSLSRESGRPVPIDEAKPAVVEAFAKVFSP, from the coding sequence ATGATGGCCAAAATCCTCGACCTTGGCCGCATGCCTTACCAAGCGGCGTGGGACCGCCAGCTCGAAATCCACGACGAAGTCCGGGCGGGCGGGCCAGATACCTTGATCTTGGTCGAACACGACCCTGTCTTGACCCTGGGTGCCGACTTCCACGAACAAAACCTGCTGCATTCCCCTGCCCAATACCGGGATCGGGGCATCGACGTCATCAAGACCGACCGGGGCGGCGACGTGACTTACCATGGGCCGGGCCAGCTGGTGATTTATCCGATTTTCGACATCTCGCGCCACGGCAAAGACCTGCACCGGTGGATGCGCGATTTGGAGGAGACCATGATCGCCACCTGTGCGTCGTTTGGCATTGAAGCGGGGCGGTTGCCCTTGGTGAACACCGGCGCCTGGGTCCGCGGACGGAAGATCGCGGCGATCGGCGTAAAGGTGCGCCGCTGGGTCAATTTGCATGGCATCGCCCTGAATTGTGAAACCGACCTGTCGGTTTTCGACCTGATTGTCCCGTGCGGTGTGGTCGGGCATGGTGTGACGAGCTTGAGCCGCGAGAGTGGCCGGCCGGTGCCAATTGACGAAGCCAAGCCGGCGGTGGTGGAAGCGTTCGCCAAGGTATTTAGCCCATAG
- a CDS encoding nuclear transport factor 2 family protein: MARISGKVHWLTIAVPVGLVVLGAVFMAGGDDPQVRANIFMAALARGDAKTLAESCVMEGVSQEDILKAWQQSVKDAEYFRFTYKITGVQQSGDTAQARMLVNRSPISGGGYDENFQLDLKKVDGKWKVRLNGLSREMYPFMPRF; encoded by the coding sequence ATGGCGAGAATTTCCGGAAAAGTGCATTGGCTGACGATCGCGGTGCCGGTTGGTTTGGTGGTTTTGGGTGCCGTTTTCATGGCCGGCGGCGACGACCCGCAAGTCCGGGCGAACATTTTCATGGCCGCCCTTGCACGCGGTGACGCCAAAACGTTGGCTGAGAGTTGCGTGATGGAAGGCGTGTCCCAAGAGGACATCCTCAAGGCCTGGCAGCAGTCTGTGAAGGATGCCGAATATTTCCGGTTCACTTACAAGATCACCGGGGTCCAACAAAGCGGCGACACGGCGCAGGCGCGGATGCTCGTCAACCGGAGCCCCATTTCGGGCGGGGGTTATGACGAAAACTTCCAGCTGGATCTAAAAAAGGTTGACGGCAAGTGGAAAGTGCGCTTGAACGGGTTGAGCCGGGAGATGTACCCGTTCATGCCCCGGTTCTAG